The Candidatus Krumholzibacteriia bacterium genome includes the window CGGCCCTGGCCTCGACCTCGGCCTTCTTCCTCCTCGGAGCTGGGCTCGTCCTTCTCCTTCCCGAAACGCGGGGAATGGACTTGGACAGCGAAAGGAGACTCGAGGGAAGCGGCGTGCCGGCGGTCGTGCCCGCGGCGCCTCCGCAGACCCCGGCGAGTTCCTGAGGAGTCGACGCAGATGGAACGCTGGATCGACATCAATGCCGATGTCGGGGAAGTCCCCGAAGCCCTCGCCGATGGCTCGGAAGAAAAGCTCATCGCCTGCATCACCTCGGCGAACATCGCCTGCGGCGGCCACGCCGGCACGCCCGAGACGATGGCGGCCGTGATGGCTCTCGCCGACCGTTACGGCGTCTGCATCGGCGCTCACCCGGGCTACCCCGATCCCGCCCATTTCGGTCGGGAGGAAATGGAGCTAACCTCCGGAGAGATCGAGGACACCGTCGCTCAGCAGGTGCGGGCATTGCTCGACATCGCGGCGCGGCACGGGTACTCGGTGCGGCACGTCAAGCCGCACGGCGCCTTGTACAACGTCGCGGTGCGCGAGCCTCGGGTGGCGCGAGCGATCGCGACCGGCCTCTCGACGTGGCGCGACGAGTTGCTGCTCGTGGGACTCGCCGGATCGGCCATGCTGCGGCTCTGGCAGGAGGAGGGCTTCCGCGTCGCCGCCGAAGCCTTTGCCGACCGCCGCTACGAGCCCGACGGCACGCTGCGCGCCCGCCGGCATGCGGACGCGCTGATCCTGGACCCAGACGCGGCCGCGGCTCAAGCGGTGGAGATCGCCATCAACCGGAGGGTGATGTCCGTTTCCGGGAGCCCGGTTCCCGTCGAGGCCCAGACCCTCTGCGTCCATGGCGACACGCCGAACGCCCCAGCCATCGCGGCGGCGGTCCGTCGCGAGCTCGAGGGGCGCGGCTTCCAACTCCGCGCCGCGGGCTGAGCCAAACGCCAGGGTTGTGCCGGGTAGCGCCGCTTGCTACGCTGCGCGGCACTCGCGGCCGACGGCCCTGACAACGGGTGGTCTCGTGCTCTTCCTCTCTTCCCAACCTGCATCGCAACGTCGCTCTGAGATCCCGCCTACACCGAAACAGCCGCCCACCGCCGCCGTGCGCTGGAGCGTCCTGGTGATGGTGAGCATCGCCATGTTCGGGAACTACTACGCTTACGATGCCGTGGCGCCTCTGGCCGACCATTTGCAACGGCACCTGGGCTTCACGGACACGCAGATCGGCACGCTGAATGCGATCTACAGCTTCCCGAACATCATCATGGTGCTCATCGGCGGCATCCTAGTCGACCGCTTCGGCACGCGTCGCGCCACCCTTTACTTCACCTTCGTCTGCGTCCTCGGCGCCGCCATCACCGCCTCGTCCTCGCACTTCACGGTCATGGCGGCGGGCCGGCTCATTTTCGGCCTCGGCGCCGAATCCATGATCGTGGCGATCACGACTGCCCTCGGCCAGTGGTTCGTCGGCAGCCAGCTCGGCTTCGCCTTCGGCATCAACCTGAGCATCGCCCGCGCCGGCTCCCTCGCCGCCGATCTCTCGCCCACCTGGGCCAAGACGTTCTACGACGCAGGCTGGCAGCAGCCTCTCCTGCTCGCGGTGGCTTTGTGTACGGTGGGGCTCCTCGGCAGCATCGGCTACTTCGTCCTGGAATCCCGCGCCGAACGCCGCTTCAAGCTCGAGCGCCCGGCCGCCGCCGAGCGTTTCGTCTGGCGCGATCTCTGGCGCTTCGATCGTTCCTACTGGTACGTCACCGGGCTCTGTGTGACCTTCTACTCCGTCATCTTTCCCTTCCGCAGCACCTTCGCAATCAAGTATTTCCAGCACGCCCACGGCTTGTCGCTGCAGGAGGCCGGCCAGATGAACGGCTACGTGTTCGCGGCGGCGATCTTCGCCACGCCGGCCTTCGGCCTGCTCGTCGATCGCGTCGGCCGCCGGGCGCTGTTCATGGTCTTTGGTTCGCTGCTCCTCTTCACCATCTTCCCGATCCTGGCCTATACGAATTGGAACCTGTGGATCTCCACGGCTCTCATCGGCATTTCCTTCTCCCTCGTCCCTGCCGTTCTCTGGCCCTCGGTGCCACACCTGGTCGAGGCGAACCGACTCGGCACCGGCTACGGTCTCATGACCATGCTGCAGAACATCGGCCTCATGACCTTCAACCTGGTGGTGGGGGCTCTCAACGACTCGCGTCATGCCGGCGCCGACAATCCCCAGGGCTACATGCCCATGCTCTGGCTCTTCGGCCTCCTGAGCCTCTTCGGGGTCCTTTTCGCTATCGCCTTACGCACCCGCGAGACCGGCCCACATGGCCACCATCTCGAATCCTCCCGCGCCGTGCGCATAGCAGCCACGGGCTCTTGAGCGCTGCTTCATCGCGCTGATAGCATCTGCCTCGAATCGAGAAGGTGAGCGCATGGCTCGGATCATCGGCATCGCCGGCAGTCTGCGCAAGGCGTCGTACAACGCTGCCCTCCTTCGTGCGGCCATCGAACTCGCACCCGTGACGGTGGAGATCGAGACGGCGAGCATCGCCGGAATCCCGCTTTACGATGGTGATCTGGAGAGGGAGCAGGGCATCCCGGACCGCGTCGCATCACTGAAGGAAAAGGTCGCAACCTCCGACGGCCTCCTCCTTGTCACACCCGAGTACAACACCTCGATCCCGGGAGTCTTCAAGAACGCCATCGACTGGCTCTCGCGCCCTGCCGCCGACATCACCCGAGTCTTCGGCGACAAGCCTGTGGCGATCCTGGGGACAACGCCAGGGATGGGTGGCACGCGGTTCGCGCAAACAGCGTGGCTTCAGGTCCTGCGCACCCTGGGCACCCGCACCTGGTCCGGCAAGCAGCTCTACATCGCCGGGGCAGCCAAGGTCTTCGATGCCGAGGGCAGGCTCGTGGACGAGAGGATCCGCGCCGCCCTCTCGGATTTCATGGCCGGCTTCGCGCGGTTCGTGACCGGGGAATGACTCTGCCGAACGAGCGCATCGAGAACACGGAGATCCTCGACTATGGCTGCGGTGACGAGCCAGGGGACGAATCGCCGGGATCGCAGGTCTCCTGGGTCTTCACCGAGCAGGATGGCAAGACCACTCTCACCTGCACGGCTCTCTATCCGTCCAAGGAGGTCCGCGATTCCGTCATCGCCTCCGGCATGGAGGAGGGCATCGCTGCGAACCACGACCGGCTCGACGAGGCCGGGAACCGTGATCAGTGGCGGCATGCACGCACATGCCTATATGGAGGGGGTGCCCAGGAGTGGTGGCTCCACGCACGCCACTGCCTCCATCGAGATGGCGATCGAGGTCGCCGATCAGCTTATCCTGGGGACATCCACGAACTACCGCGACGTCTACGAGATCGAGTTCAGCCCCGGCTTCTTCGCGTTGGATCCTGTGGCTGTGCAAGGTTCGACGTGGAGCACGGTGAAGTCACTGTACCGAGGCGTGGATCAATAGTCGAAGCCAACGCCTGGGCACCACGCCGTCATCCAGTGCCGCATGTGGCTCCTGTGGATGGCTCGGAGGAATTGTCGGATCGAATCGTACAGAATGCCCAGCAGGAAACGCCCACTGCACATCAACTTGGAAGATGGCTCCTCGGGCAGGACTCGAACCTGCAACCTAGTGGTTAACAGCCACCCGCTCTGCCGATTGAGCTACCGAGGAGCAAGATCGGCCAGCACCTGCGCACTGCAAGCGTCGCATTTTCCCAGGGTCGCCAGACCCTGTCAAGCGCGCCCGCCGGCTTCCCGGGGCCCCGTGGCTCCACATCCAGCGTGCGAGATAACGTATTCTCGATCGTGGACCGCTGGAACTCCATGAAGGCGGTGACATGAAGGAGAGGTCGAGCATGGCAGACACCCGTTTCGAGCTCGGCCACGTCCGACGAGTCGGTTTCTTGGCCGACAGCCACAGCCGCAAGGCGGACGGCAGTGACCTGCCCCAACAGGCACTCGAAGCCTTTGTCGGCGTCGACCTCATCGTCCACCTTGGAGACATCGGCCAGAAGGGCATTCTCGGCCGCCTTGCTGCGGTTGCGCCAGTGCTGGTCCCGGCGGGCGACGGCAAGGGCTGGATCCCCGTCGGGCGACAAGACGTGGGGCCCCTGAAGGTGATCGAGGCGGCCGGCCTGAGCGTTGGCCTCACCTTCAACCTCACAAAGCCGGACAAGGCGATCGTGGTGGAGGACGCCGGGCTCCAGTTCACCAAGCCCGTACCCGATCTGATGAAAAGGCGGTTCGGCCGGCTGGTGGATGCCGTCGCATTCGGTGGGACGCATCGACAGCGGACCGAGGAGCACGAGGGCGTCGTCTTTTTCGACCCCGGTAGCCCGACGCTTCCTTCGGACAAGCAGGGAGTGGACGACCTGGGCAGCGTCTCCGTGCTCGACTTGAGGGAAGGCCAGGTGAAAGTCCAGCAGGTGAGATTGAGAAGTGCTTGATCCACTCGATGCGCTATTCGAAGTTACCGGCGTAGAACGAATAGAAAACCGCCAGCTCCGCCGTGGCATGACTCCGGGTGATACCGTCGTCGGTCCGCTGACCGAGCCAGCGTCCCTGGAAACGCAGTACGACGGGACGCGCCACGGTCCACTCCACACCGCCGCCGGCGCTCCAGCTCGGATCGGTTTCCCGCGTGCCACCGTCAGGGGAAGAGAGCGCGAGCGACGCGAGTCCGCCGCTGGCGCGCAGGAACGGGGCCCAGCGTCCCGAGCCCAGAGGCCACCGGGCCACCACGCCGACGCCGCAATCCACGAGCGTGTACGCGGCTCCGGGCTCGCGGCCTTGTCCCTCCAGAATCGCATTCAGCGAATCCGACTCGCCGAGGAACGAGAAGCCCACCTCGGCATCCAGTCCAAGCCACCGCGTGATCTCGTAACCCGCCTGGAGCCCGAGACGGAACTGCGAGCCGAAGGATTCGCCGGGTCGCTCGGGATGCGGCAGGTCCACATCGATGGCACCAAACTCGAGCCCGACGAGCACGAGCCGGCGAGCGGCACTCGCACCTACTC containing:
- a CDS encoding 5-oxoprolinase subunit PxpA, yielding MERWIDINADVGEVPEALADGSEEKLIACITSANIACGGHAGTPETMAAVMALADRYGVCIGAHPGYPDPAHFGREEMELTSGEIEDTVAQQVRALLDIAARHGYSVRHVKPHGALYNVAVREPRVARAIATGLSTWRDELLLVGLAGSAMLRLWQEEGFRVAAEAFADRRYEPDGTLRARRHADALILDPDAAAAQAVEIAINRRVMSVSGSPVPVEAQTLCVHGDTPNAPAIAAAVRRELEGRGFQLRAAG
- a CDS encoding MFS transporter, whose translation is MVSIAMFGNYYAYDAVAPLADHLQRHLGFTDTQIGTLNAIYSFPNIIMVLIGGILVDRFGTRRATLYFTFVCVLGAAITASSSHFTVMAAGRLIFGLGAESMIVAITTALGQWFVGSQLGFAFGINLSIARAGSLAADLSPTWAKTFYDAGWQQPLLLAVALCTVGLLGSIGYFVLESRAERRFKLERPAAAERFVWRDLWRFDRSYWYVTGLCVTFYSVIFPFRSTFAIKYFQHAHGLSLQEAGQMNGYVFAAAIFATPAFGLLVDRVGRRALFMVFGSLLLFTIFPILAYTNWNLWISTALIGISFSLVPAVLWPSVPHLVEANRLGTGYGLMTMLQNIGLMTFNLVVGALNDSRHAGADNPQGYMPMLWLFGLLSLFGVLFAIALRTRETGPHGHHLESSRAVRIAATGS
- a CDS encoding NADPH-dependent FMN reductase, encoding MARIIGIAGSLRKASYNAALLRAAIELAPVTVEIETASIAGIPLYDGDLEREQGIPDRVASLKEKVATSDGLLLVTPEYNTSIPGVFKNAIDWLSRPAADITRVFGDKPVAILGTTPGMGGTRFAQTAWLQVLRTLGTRTWSGKQLYIAGAAKVFDAEGRLVDERIRAALSDFMAGFARFVTGE
- a CDS encoding metallophosphoesterase family protein, with translation MADTRFELGHVRRVGFLADSHSRKADGSDLPQQALEAFVGVDLIVHLGDIGQKGILGRLAAVAPVLVPAGDGKGWIPVGRQDVGPLKVIEAAGLSVGLTFNLTKPDKAIVVEDAGLQFTKPVPDLMKRRFGRLVDAVAFGGTHRQRTEEHEGVVFFDPGSPTLPSDKQGVDDLGSVSVLDLREGQVKVQQVRLRSA
- a CDS encoding outer membrane beta-barrel protein; amino-acid sequence: MLVGLEFGAIDVDLPHPERPGESFGSQFRLGLQAGYEITRWLGLDAEVGFSFLGESDSLNAILEGQGREPGAAYTLVDCGVGVVARWPLGSGRWAPFLRASGGLASLALSSPDGGTRETDPSWSAGGGVEWTVARPVVLRFQGRWLGQRTDDGITRSHATAELAVFYSFYAGNFE